The Pseudarthrobacter sp. NS4 genome includes a window with the following:
- a CDS encoding tetratricopeptide repeat protein translates to MTVSKWPGFKRQRGPREVWSEWTAADESGEAERAAILAAEMLQMAPGSFDAWFHAGLLSKALGEWGQSMERNARALELFTPEAAEEFDGVNPAAWNLGIAATALGDWATARRAWEAYGVQGIGGGSGPIDSDFGVVPIRLNPDQPSLPHQVPPSAGATEVVWCWRRSPAHAVIANVPLPESRHRFKDVVLHDGEPKGFRRLGAQAVPVFDQLQRLEDSGLPTWEARITGAAPDDIRELSSHLEQRGLGLDDWSGIRVMCSQCSHGTPDHAHHHEPAPSDVARLGLAGHEGELNRILEAWMGSRPAVDLDLTLLG, encoded by the coding sequence GTGACGGTAAGCAAGTGGCCGGGGTTCAAAAGGCAACGCGGACCCCGCGAGGTGTGGTCCGAGTGGACAGCCGCAGATGAGTCAGGAGAGGCGGAAAGGGCAGCGATCCTTGCCGCCGAGATGCTGCAGATGGCCCCGGGTTCCTTCGACGCCTGGTTCCATGCCGGACTCCTGTCAAAAGCACTGGGCGAGTGGGGCCAAAGCATGGAACGCAATGCGCGCGCACTCGAGCTCTTTACCCCCGAGGCCGCCGAAGAGTTCGACGGCGTCAATCCGGCCGCGTGGAACCTGGGAATTGCAGCAACAGCGCTGGGTGACTGGGCAACGGCCAGGAGGGCGTGGGAAGCCTACGGCGTCCAAGGCATCGGGGGTGGGTCCGGACCCATCGATTCCGATTTCGGCGTCGTGCCAATCCGGCTTAATCCGGACCAGCCTTCCCTTCCCCATCAGGTGCCTCCGTCAGCCGGGGCCACCGAGGTGGTCTGGTGCTGGCGAAGGAGTCCGGCCCATGCCGTCATAGCGAACGTTCCGCTCCCGGAATCCAGGCACAGGTTCAAGGACGTCGTCCTGCACGATGGCGAGCCGAAGGGGTTCCGCAGGCTCGGCGCACAAGCTGTTCCCGTATTCGACCAACTCCAGCGCCTGGAGGATTCAGGCCTGCCCACGTGGGAGGCCCGGATCACGGGAGCCGCGCCGGACGACATACGGGAGCTGTCCAGCCACTTGGAACAGCGGGGACTGGGCCTGGACGACTGGTCCGGTATCCGGGTGATGTGCTCACAGTGCTCGCACGGCACTCCCGACCACGCCCACCATCACGAACCCGCACCGTCCGACGTGGCACGGCTTGGACTCGCCGGCCACGAAGGTGAGCTGAACCGGATATTGGAGGCCTGGATGGGCTCCAGGCCTGCGGTGGACCTGGATCTGACACTGCTCGGCTGA
- a CDS encoding CPBP family intramembrane glutamic endopeptidase — protein MRQQSQAQAELHGAETGKPARTTLAVIPAALVSASGFLLFARQDRLSGFLLLAAALVLAGFISRRLLIDLALIGVGLTAMSLVPITTDISTEHMAVMGTAMILAVGMPYAVSRFITKDHAIRFPIRTGQPWTRAEKWYLPAVLVIGYALMPVYMIRTGVYNNWPAVNDVDGIARLFLGTNALGIWDELFFICTAFTLLRRHLPDWQANLLQAVLFTSFLWELGFHAWAPFFIFPFALLQARLFTVTKSLSYIVSVHLLFDFVLFLVLIHAHNREWINIFLY, from the coding sequence ATGAGGCAGCAATCCCAGGCGCAAGCCGAACTCCACGGAGCGGAAACAGGAAAACCGGCCCGCACAACACTGGCCGTCATTCCGGCAGCCCTTGTATCGGCGTCGGGGTTCCTGCTGTTTGCGCGGCAGGACCGGCTCTCCGGGTTCCTCCTCCTGGCTGCGGCACTTGTCCTCGCAGGCTTCATCAGCAGGCGCCTGCTGATTGACCTGGCGCTTATCGGGGTGGGCTTGACAGCCATGAGCCTGGTCCCCATCACCACGGACATCAGCACCGAACATATGGCCGTGATGGGAACGGCGATGATCCTGGCCGTGGGCATGCCGTACGCCGTGTCGCGCTTCATCACCAAGGACCACGCCATCCGTTTCCCCATCAGGACCGGACAACCGTGGACCCGGGCGGAGAAGTGGTACCTGCCGGCCGTCCTGGTGATCGGCTACGCGCTGATGCCGGTCTACATGATCCGCACCGGCGTCTATAACAACTGGCCGGCCGTCAACGACGTGGACGGCATTGCCCGGCTCTTCCTGGGAACCAACGCGCTCGGCATCTGGGATGAGCTGTTCTTCATCTGCACCGCGTTCACCCTGCTCCGCCGGCACCTGCCCGACTGGCAGGCCAACCTGCTGCAGGCCGTACTCTTCACGTCGTTCCTGTGGGAGCTCGGTTTCCATGCCTGGGCGCCCTTCTTCATCTTCCCGTTTGCCCTGCTGCAGGCGCGGCTGTTCACGGTGACCAAGTCCCTCTCCTACATCGTCAGCGTCCACCTGCTGTTCGATTTCGTGCTGTTCCTGGTGCTGATCCACGCCCACAACCGTGAATGGATCAACATTTTCCTTTACTGA